One genomic window of Tachypleus tridentatus isolate NWPU-2018 chromosome 12, ASM421037v1, whole genome shotgun sequence includes the following:
- the LOC143233999 gene encoding RYamide receptor-like: MEHYISSVNHQMAEFPIEENGEAKKNSTLQDDNNLYDVPTGIIVLLSIGYGSISLVAVVGNFCVLWIVATSRRMQTVTNFFIANLACADIIIGLFSIPFQFQAALLQRWVLPNFMCAFCPFVQVLSVNVSIFTLTAIALDRYRAVMSPLKARTSKLRAKVAVLGIWAFSAALGAPNAVALRVSIKNDPATGNKTKPFCQNSEIPPLAWRTYNHILVSLQYFVPLFIISYAYLRMGIRLRENQTPGNAQGPRDANILRNKQKVSQNGLKR; this comes from the exons ATGGAACATTATATCAGTTCAGTTAATCATCAAATGGCCGAGTTTCCAATAGAAGAAAACGGTGAGGCGAAGAAAAATTCCACTCTTCAAGATGATAACAATCTCTATGACGTTCCAACTGGTATAATTGTCCTACTGTCCATTGGCTACGGGTCAATATCTCTTGTGGCAGTAGTAGGTAACTTCTGTGTACTGTGGATTGTTGCCACAAGCCGCCGTATGCAGACGGTCACCAACTTTTTCATTGCTAATTTAGCCTGCGCTGACATAATTATTGGGCTATTCTCTATTCCCTTCCAGTTTCAGGCCGCTCTTCTTCAGCGCTGGGTCTTGCCTAACTTCATGTGCGCCTTCTGTCCATTTGTCCAGGTCCTGTCGGTTAACGTAAGTATATTCACCCTTACGGCCATCGCTCTTGACCGCTACCGAGCGGTTATGTCCCCGCTTAAAGCTCGTACGTCCAAACTTAGGGCTAAGGTGGCCGTGCTCGGTATCTGGGCTTTTTCTGCTGCTCTTGGAGCCCCTAATGCAGTGGCTCTTCGTGTAAGTATAAAGAACGACCCCGCCACTGGGAACAAGACTAAACCTTTCTGCCAGAATTCTGAAATTCCTCCTCTGGCTTGGAGAACATACAACCATATTCTGGTTTCTCTACAGTACTTCGTGCCTTTGTTTATAATCAGCTACGCTTATTTGCGAATGGGTATCCGACTGAGAGAAAACCAGACTCCAGGAAACGCTCAAGGACCACGGGATGCTAATATTCTTCGAAATAAACAAAAG GTAAGTCAGAACGGACTGAAGAGGTGA